From Pandoraea norimbergensis, the proteins below share one genomic window:
- a CDS encoding assimilatory sulfite reductase (NADPH) flavoprotein subunit — MQETTPLTAQQAQLLSQLVQGLSTEQLAWVRGFLAGINHSVKQAGTQAPAATASAAAPQLTILYGSQTGHAQEVAEHAKARAVAAGFKVDLFAMGDYKASRLKNDKLLLVAVSTQGEGEPPDDARDFYEFLHGEKAPKLQGTRFAVLGLGDSSYEKFCQAGKDFDTRLAALGAERLTARVDSDVDYDAPAERWIEEAVEALKRVAAPATAGAGNATGNDGFSLAALASGVAPAAAASQYSRKHPFEATVLENIKLSGRGSSKEVHHVELSLEGSGLTYEPGDALGVVVKNDDTLVDDLIDTLALDPQATTTTQDSTLTLRDAFLRAYDITTLSRAFLEKYAALAESTELKALLAVGNEAALRDYLYGRDVLDVVRQFPARKVKAAEFVGTLRTLQPRLYSIASSLAANPEAVHITVGAVRYDSHGRARRGVASTYLADIAREGETVPVYIEANRNFKLPGDTNAPVIMIGPGTGIAPFRAFVEERQALDAPGKNWLFFGDRNFRTDFLYQREWQRYVKDGALNKIDLAFSRDTEDKVYVQHRMREQGKELYAWLQEGAHLYVCGDADQMARDVNTALVDIVAEHGGLAADAAAEYVKTLQREKRYQRDVY; from the coding sequence ATGCAAGAGACGACGCCTCTCACTGCCCAGCAGGCCCAGTTGCTCAGCCAACTGGTCCAAGGCCTTTCTACCGAACAGCTCGCGTGGGTGCGCGGCTTTCTCGCCGGTATCAATCACTCGGTCAAACAGGCAGGCACGCAAGCCCCGGCCGCGACGGCCAGCGCCGCCGCGCCGCAGCTGACCATTCTGTATGGTTCGCAGACGGGCCACGCGCAGGAAGTCGCCGAACACGCCAAAGCACGCGCCGTCGCCGCCGGCTTCAAAGTCGACCTGTTCGCGATGGGTGACTATAAAGCGTCACGCCTGAAGAACGACAAGCTGCTGCTCGTCGCAGTGTCCACCCAGGGCGAGGGCGAACCGCCCGACGATGCCCGCGATTTCTATGAATTCCTGCATGGCGAGAAGGCCCCGAAGCTTCAGGGCACCCGCTTTGCCGTGCTGGGTCTGGGCGATTCGAGCTATGAGAAGTTCTGCCAGGCCGGCAAAGACTTTGATACGCGCCTCGCCGCACTGGGCGCCGAGCGCCTGACGGCCCGTGTCGACAGCGACGTCGACTACGACGCCCCGGCCGAGCGCTGGATCGAAGAAGCCGTTGAAGCCCTCAAGCGTGTGGCCGCACCGGCCACCGCAGGCGCCGGCAATGCCACAGGCAACGACGGGTTCAGCCTCGCCGCCCTCGCCAGCGGCGTAGCGCCGGCCGCCGCAGCCAGCCAGTACAGCCGCAAGCATCCGTTCGAAGCGACCGTCCTCGAGAACATCAAGCTCTCGGGCCGTGGCTCGTCGAAGGAAGTGCATCACGTCGAACTCTCGCTCGAAGGCTCGGGCCTCACATACGAGCCGGGCGACGCGCTGGGTGTGGTCGTGAAGAACGACGACACGCTGGTCGACGACCTGATCGATACGCTTGCCCTCGACCCGCAAGCAACCACGACCACGCAAGACAGCACCCTTACCCTGCGCGACGCGTTCCTGCGCGCCTACGACATCACCACGCTCTCGCGCGCCTTCCTTGAGAAGTACGCCGCGCTGGCTGAGTCGACCGAACTCAAGGCGCTGCTCGCCGTCGGTAACGAAGCCGCCCTGCGCGACTATCTGTATGGTCGCGACGTGCTCGACGTCGTGCGCCAGTTCCCGGCCCGCAAGGTGAAGGCGGCCGAATTCGTCGGCACGCTGCGCACGCTTCAGCCGCGCCTGTACTCGATCGCATCGAGCCTCGCCGCGAACCCGGAAGCCGTGCACATCACCGTGGGTGCCGTGCGCTACGACAGCCATGGCCGCGCGCGTCGCGGTGTCGCATCGACGTATCTGGCCGACATCGCCCGCGAAGGCGAAACGGTGCCGGTCTATATTGAAGCGAACCGCAACTTCAAGTTGCCGGGCGACACCAACGCCCCGGTCATCATGATCGGCCCGGGCACCGGCATCGCCCCGTTCCGCGCGTTTGTCGAAGAGCGTCAGGCGCTGGACGCCCCGGGCAAGAACTGGCTGTTCTTCGGTGATCGCAACTTCCGCACCGACTTCCTGTACCAGCGCGAATGGCAGCGCTACGTGAAAGACGGCGCGCTCAACAAGATCGATCTGGCTTTCTCGCGCGACACCGAAGACAAGGTCTACGTGCAGCACCGCATGCGTGAGCAAGGCAAGGAACTGTACGCATGGCTGCAAGAAGGCGCCCACCTCTACGTGTGCGGCGACGCCGACCAGATGGCGCGTGACGTGAACACCGCACTCGTGGACATCGTGGCCGAGCATGGCGGTCTGGCCGCCGACGCCGCCGCCGAGTACGTGAAGACGCTGCAACGCGAGAAGCGTTATCAGCGCGACGTGTACTGA
- a CDS encoding 2-oxoglutarate dehydrogenase E1 component has protein sequence MSLMEQFQANSYLFGGNAPYVEELYESYLDNPASVPDNWRQYFDALQNVPAVDGSNANDVAHAPIVESFAQRAKANAFLPRTGASDMAVARKQVHVQSLVAAYRFLGARWANLDPLKRQERPAIPKLEPAFYDLTEADMDGVYSAENTYFGFEQASLRDLLKSLRDTYCGSIGAEYMYISDPVQKRWWQERLEKARATPNFTAEKKKHILERLTAAEGLERFLHTKFVGQKRFSLEGGESFIVAMDELVHHAGAKGVQEIVIGMAHRGRLNVLVNTLGKMPSDLFAEFEGKHVDDLPAGDVKYHKGFSSDVSTSGGPVHLSLAFNPSHLEIVNPVVEGSAKARMDRRGEADAASVLPVQVHGDAAFAGQGVVMETLNLAQTRGYGTHGTVHIVINNQIGFTTSDPRDARSTTYCSDVVKMIEAPVLHVNGDDPEAVVLAMQLALEFRQEFKKDAVVDIVCYRKLGHNEQDTPAVTQPLMYKKIAQHPGTRALYVEKLVTQGVITAEEGDGFVKAYRKAMDDGHHTIDPVLSNYKSKYSVDWVPFLNKQWTDKADTAVPLAELKRLAERITTIPANFKVHPLVEKVINDRRKMGLGEQPLDWGMGEHLAFASLVSSGFAVRLTGQDSGRGTFTHRHSVLHDQNRERWNDGTYVPLQHVAEGQANFTVIDSVLSEEAVLGFEYGYSTAEPNTMVLWEGQFGDFANGAQVVIDQFISSGEVKWGRVSGLTMLLPHGYEGQGPEHSSARIERYLQLCADTNMQVVQPTTPAQIFHLLRRQMIRQLRKPLIVFTPKSLLRHKEAVSDLSELAKGGFQTVIGETDASIDAKKVKRVVACSGRLYYDLIARRREDKSTDVAIVRVEQLYPFPHKAFENELKKYENLAEVVWAQDEPQNQGPWFYIEHHLAESMSAGQKLAYAGRPASASPAVGYYAKHYEQLKQLLDTAFGRLKGATVVQ, from the coding sequence ATGAGTTTGATGGAACAATTCCAAGCGAACTCGTATCTCTTCGGCGGCAATGCCCCCTACGTTGAAGAGTTGTACGAGTCGTATCTTGATAATCCGGCTTCTGTGCCGGACAACTGGCGCCAGTATTTCGACGCGCTGCAAAACGTTCCCGCTGTTGATGGTTCCAACGCCAACGACGTGGCTCACGCCCCGATCGTGGAGTCGTTCGCCCAACGCGCGAAGGCCAATGCCTTCCTGCCGCGTACCGGTGCGTCCGACATGGCCGTGGCCCGCAAGCAGGTTCACGTGCAGTCGCTCGTTGCCGCCTACCGTTTTCTGGGTGCCCGCTGGGCCAACCTGGATCCGCTCAAGCGTCAGGAACGCCCGGCCATTCCGAAACTGGAACCGGCCTTCTACGACCTGACCGAAGCCGACATGGATGGCGTGTACTCGGCTGAGAACACGTACTTCGGTTTTGAGCAAGCCAGCCTGCGTGACCTCCTGAAGTCGCTGCGCGACACGTACTGCGGCTCGATCGGCGCCGAGTACATGTACATCAGCGACCCGGTGCAGAAGCGCTGGTGGCAAGAGCGTCTGGAGAAGGCGCGTGCAACGCCCAACTTCACCGCTGAAAAGAAAAAGCACATTCTGGAACGCCTGACGGCCGCTGAAGGCCTCGAGCGCTTCCTGCATACCAAGTTCGTCGGCCAGAAGCGCTTCTCGCTCGAAGGCGGCGAATCGTTCATCGTGGCGATGGACGAACTGGTTCACCACGCCGGTGCCAAGGGCGTGCAAGAAATCGTGATCGGCATGGCCCACCGTGGCCGTCTGAACGTGCTGGTCAACACCCTCGGCAAGATGCCGTCGGACCTGTTCGCCGAATTCGAAGGCAAGCACGTCGACGATCTGCCGGCCGGTGACGTGAAGTACCACAAGGGCTTCTCGAGCGACGTCTCGACGAGCGGTGGCCCGGTCCACCTGTCGCTGGCGTTCAACCCGTCGCACCTGGAAATCGTGAACCCGGTGGTCGAAGGTTCGGCCAAGGCCCGTATGGACCGCCGTGGCGAAGCCGATGCCGCCAGCGTGCTGCCGGTGCAAGTGCACGGCGACGCGGCCTTCGCAGGCCAGGGCGTCGTGATGGAAACGCTGAACCTCGCGCAAACGCGTGGTTACGGCACGCACGGCACGGTGCACATCGTCATCAACAACCAGATCGGCTTCACCACGTCGGACCCGCGTGACGCCCGTTCGACGACGTACTGCTCGGACGTGGTCAAGATGATCGAAGCGCCGGTGCTGCACGTGAACGGCGACGATCCGGAAGCGGTCGTGCTGGCCATGCAACTGGCCCTCGAATTCCGTCAGGAATTCAAGAAGGACGCCGTGGTCGACATCGTTTGCTACCGCAAGCTGGGTCACAACGAGCAAGACACCCCGGCGGTCACGCAGCCGCTGATGTACAAGAAGATTGCCCAACACCCGGGCACGCGCGCACTGTACGTCGAGAAGCTGGTCACGCAAGGCGTGATCACTGCCGAAGAAGGCGACGGCTTCGTCAAGGCCTACCGCAAGGCCATGGACGACGGTCACCACACCATCGATCCGGTGCTCTCGAACTACAAGAGCAAGTACTCGGTGGACTGGGTGCCGTTCCTGAACAAGCAGTGGACCGACAAGGCCGACACGGCCGTGCCGCTGGCTGAACTCAAGCGTCTGGCTGAGCGTATCACCACGATCCCGGCGAACTTCAAGGTTCACCCGCTCGTCGAGAAGGTCATCAACGACCGTCGCAAGATGGGTCTGGGCGAGCAGCCGCTCGATTGGGGTATGGGCGAACACCTGGCATTCGCATCGCTGGTCTCGTCGGGCTTCGCTGTGCGCCTGACCGGTCAGGATTCGGGCCGTGGCACGTTCACGCACCGCCACTCGGTGCTGCACGATCAAAACCGCGAACGCTGGAACGACGGTACGTACGTGCCGCTGCAACACGTGGCCGAAGGCCAAGCCAACTTCACGGTGATCGACTCGGTGCTGTCCGAAGAAGCCGTGCTGGGCTTCGAATACGGTTACTCGACGGCTGAGCCGAACACGATGGTGCTGTGGGAAGGCCAGTTCGGCGACTTCGCCAACGGCGCCCAAGTCGTGATCGACCAGTTCATCTCGAGCGGCGAAGTGAAGTGGGGCCGCGTGTCGGGCCTGACGATGCTGCTGCCGCACGGCTATGAAGGCCAGGGTCCGGAGCACTCGTCGGCACGTATCGAACGCTACCTGCAACTGTGCGCCGATACGAACATGCAAGTGGTTCAACCGACCACGCCGGCACAGATTTTCCACCTGCTGCGCCGTCAGATGATCCGCCAGCTGCGCAAGCCGCTGATCGTGTTCACGCCGAAGTCGCTGCTGCGTCACAAGGAAGCCGTGAGCGACCTGTCGGAACTCGCCAAGGGCGGTTTCCAGACGGTCATCGGCGAGACCGATGCTTCGATCGACGCCAAGAAGGTCAAGCGCGTGGTCGCCTGCTCGGGCCGCCTGTACTACGACCTGATTGCCCGCCGTCGCGAAGACAAGTCGACCGACGTCGCGATCGTCCGTGTGGAACAACTCTACCCGTTCCCGCACAAGGCGTTCGAGAACGAGCTGAAGAAGTACGAAAACCTCGCCGAAGTGGTGTGGGCCCAGGACGAGCCGCAAAACCAGGGTCCGTGGTTCTACATCGAACACCATCTGGCAGAGAGCATGAGCGCCGGTCAGAAGCTGGCTTACGCCGGTCGTCCGGCCTCGGCCTCGCCTGCGGTGGGCTACTACGCCAAGCATTACGAACAGCTCAAGCAGCTGCTCGATACGGCTTTCGGTCGCCTGAAGGGCGCGACCGTGGTGCAGTAA
- the odhB gene encoding 2-oxoglutarate dehydrogenase complex dihydrolipoyllysine-residue succinyltransferase has translation MAIVEVKVPQFSESVSEGTLLDWKKKVGEAIAQDETVIEVETDKVVLEVPAPAAGVLVEVTASAGDTVTSEQIIAKIDTEAKAGAAAPVAAKPAEAAAPAAAPAAAAATGGASGGIASPAAAKVLAEKNLSATDVAGSGRDGRVTKGDALAAGAAKPAAAASIPAPAQRASLPSVAAAVGRDTSLEGRPEQRVPMSRLRARIAERLLQSQQTNAILTTFNEVDMKPVMDLRNKYKDKFEKEHGVKLGFMSFFVKAAVHALKKYPAVNASIDGNDIVYHGYFDIGIAVGSPRGLVVPILRNADQMSLADIEKKIAEYGKKAADGKLSIEEMTGGTFSISNGGVFGSMLSTPIINPPQSAILGVHATKERAVVVNGEIVIRPMNYLAMSYDHRIIDGREAVLSLVAMKEALEDPARLLLDL, from the coding sequence ATGGCCATTGTTGAAGTCAAAGTCCCCCAGTTTTCCGAGTCGGTTTCCGAAGGCACCCTGCTCGACTGGAAGAAAAAAGTCGGCGAAGCCATCGCCCAAGATGAAACCGTGATCGAAGTCGAGACCGACAAGGTCGTGCTCGAAGTGCCGGCCCCGGCCGCAGGTGTGCTCGTCGAAGTGACGGCCAGCGCTGGCGACACGGTGACGTCGGAACAAATCATCGCCAAGATCGACACCGAAGCCAAGGCAGGCGCTGCTGCACCGGTCGCCGCCAAGCCGGCGGAAGCCGCTGCACCGGCCGCTGCTCCCGCAGCCGCTGCTGCCACGGGTGGTGCTTCGGGTGGCATCGCCAGCCCGGCCGCTGCCAAGGTGCTGGCCGAGAAGAACCTGTCGGCAACCGACGTTGCCGGCTCGGGCCGCGACGGCCGCGTGACCAAGGGCGACGCCCTGGCCGCCGGTGCCGCCAAGCCGGCTGCTGCTGCTTCGATCCCGGCCCCGGCGCAACGCGCCTCGCTGCCGTCGGTCGCTGCTGCCGTTGGCCGCGACACGTCGCTGGAAGGCCGTCCGGAACAGCGCGTGCCGATGTCGCGTCTGCGCGCCCGTATCGCCGAGCGCCTGCTGCAATCGCAACAGACCAACGCCATTCTGACCACGTTCAACGAAGTGGACATGAAGCCGGTGATGGACCTGCGCAACAAGTACAAGGACAAGTTCGAGAAGGAACACGGCGTGAAGCTGGGTTTCATGTCGTTCTTCGTCAAGGCCGCTGTGCACGCGCTCAAGAAGTACCCGGCCGTGAACGCCTCGATCGACGGTAACGACATCGTCTACCACGGCTACTTCGACATCGGTATCGCTGTCGGTTCGCCGCGTGGTCTGGTGGTGCCGATTCTGCGCAATGCCGACCAGATGAGCCTGGCCGACATCGAGAAGAAGATCGCCGAGTACGGCAAGAAGGCTGCCGACGGCAAGCTGTCGATCGAAGAAATGACCGGCGGTACGTTCTCGATCTCGAACGGCGGTGTGTTCGGCTCGATGCTGTCGACCCCGATTATCAACCCGCCGCAGTCGGCCATTCTTGGCGTGCACGCCACGAAGGAACGCGCTGTCGTGGTGAACGGCGAGATCGTCATCCGTCCGATGAACTATCTGGCCATGAGCTACGACCACCGCATCATCGACGGCCGCGAAGCCGTGCTGAGCCTCGTCGCCATGAAGGAAGCGCTGGAAGATCCGGCGCGCCTGCTGCTCGACCTGTAA
- the lpdA gene encoding dihydrolipoyl dehydrogenase, which produces MANKEFDVVVIGAGPGGYIAAIRAAQLGFSVACVEKWTNPAGKMVLGGTCLNVGCIPSKALLASSEEFEKVGHHLADHGITTSDVKIDIAKMLTRKQGIVDKMTGGIEYLFKKNKITWLKGHGKIIAKNDAGYQIDVTGAENESVNAKNIIIATGSKARHLPGMPVDNQLISDNEGALSFDTVPKKLGVIGAGVIGLELGSVWRRLGAEVTVLEAMPEFLAAADAGVAKEAAKQFKKQGLDINVGVKVGEVKTGKDNVTVEYTDNAGNAKTLVVDRLIVSVGRVPNTDDLGLGNIGLATDERGFIPVDDHCATKLPNVYAIGDVVRGPMLAHKAEDEGVLVAEVIAGQKPHIDYNCIPWVIYTSPEIAWVGKTEQQLKAEGREFKPGQFPFAANGRALGMGSSDGFVKVLADAKTDEILGVHVIGLNASDLIAEAVVAMEFKAASEDIGRICHPHPSLSEVMREAALDVEKRALNK; this is translated from the coding sequence ATGGCAAACAAAGAATTTGATGTCGTCGTTATCGGCGCCGGCCCCGGCGGTTATATCGCCGCGATCCGCGCTGCCCAACTCGGTTTCTCGGTCGCTTGCGTCGAGAAGTGGACCAACCCGGCCGGCAAGATGGTGCTGGGCGGTACGTGCCTGAACGTGGGCTGCATTCCGTCGAAGGCACTGCTCGCGTCGTCGGAAGAGTTCGAAAAGGTCGGTCATCACCTGGCCGATCACGGCATTACGACGTCGGACGTAAAGATCGACATCGCCAAGATGCTCACGCGCAAGCAAGGCATCGTCGACAAGATGACGGGCGGTATCGAGTATCTGTTCAAGAAGAACAAGATCACGTGGCTCAAGGGTCACGGCAAGATCATCGCCAAGAACGACGCTGGCTATCAGATCGATGTGACGGGCGCCGAGAACGAATCGGTCAACGCCAAGAACATCATCATCGCCACGGGTTCGAAGGCCCGTCACCTGCCGGGCATGCCGGTCGACAACCAGCTCATCTCGGATAACGAAGGTGCGCTCTCGTTCGACACCGTGCCGAAGAAGCTGGGCGTGATCGGCGCTGGCGTGATCGGTCTGGAACTGGGTTCGGTGTGGCGCCGTCTGGGTGCTGAAGTCACCGTGCTCGAAGCCATGCCGGAATTCCTGGCTGCCGCCGACGCCGGCGTCGCCAAGGAAGCCGCCAAGCAGTTCAAGAAGCAAGGTCTGGACATCAACGTCGGCGTGAAGGTCGGCGAAGTCAAGACCGGCAAGGACAACGTCACGGTCGAGTACACGGACAACGCGGGCAACGCCAAGACGCTCGTCGTCGACCGTCTGATCGTGTCGGTCGGCCGCGTGCCGAACACCGACGATCTGGGCCTGGGCAACATCGGTCTCGCGACCGACGAGCGCGGCTTCATCCCGGTGGACGACCACTGCGCTACCAAGCTGCCGAACGTGTACGCGATCGGTGACGTGGTGCGTGGCCCGATGCTGGCCCACAAGGCGGAAGACGAAGGCGTGCTGGTCGCCGAAGTCATCGCCGGTCAAAAGCCGCACATCGACTACAACTGCATTCCGTGGGTGATCTACACCTCGCCGGAAATCGCTTGGGTCGGCAAGACCGAGCAGCAGCTGAAGGCCGAAGGCCGTGAGTTCAAGCCGGGTCAATTCCCGTTCGCGGCCAACGGCCGTGCGCTGGGCATGGGTTCGTCGGATGGTTTCGTGAAGGTGCTGGCCGATGCCAAGACCGACGAAATCCTCGGCGTGCACGTGATCGGCCTGAACGCTTCGGACCTGATTGCCGAAGCCGTGGTGGCGATGGAGTTCAAGGCGGCGTCGGAAGACATCGGCCGTATCTGCCATCCGCACCCGTCGCTGTCCGAAGTGATGCGCGAAGCCGCCCTCGATGTCGAGAAGCGCGCGCTGAACAAGTAA
- the zapE gene encoding cell division protein ZapE, with translation MNVREYYLQELAARGYQPDEAQERAVDRLQQCYDEWAAYKAKRSNTLKKWLVHPDLPKGVYLWGGVGRGKSFLMDSFYSVVPLQRKTRLHFHEFMREVHHQLQALKGLPDPLDELAKRIAKRYRLICFDEFHVSDVADAMILHRLLSELFKNGVQFVMTSNYRPDTLYPDGLHRDRVLPAIKLLEEKLDVLNVDAGIDYRRRTLAQVQVYHYPLGNEANRALRAAFAEIAGVPDESPLLHIEQRELKALRRAGGVVWFDFHTLCGGPRSQNDYLELANRFHTVVLSDVPQMTPRMASEARRFTWLVDVFYDHKVKLLMSAAVPPEQLYTEGTLANEFTRTVSRLVEMQSLEYLETPRRVVDTSLT, from the coding sequence ATGAACGTTCGCGAATACTACCTACAAGAACTGGCCGCGCGCGGCTACCAGCCCGACGAAGCGCAGGAGCGTGCCGTCGATCGACTGCAACAGTGCTACGACGAATGGGCGGCCTACAAGGCCAAGCGCTCGAACACGCTCAAGAAGTGGCTCGTGCACCCGGATCTGCCCAAGGGTGTGTACCTGTGGGGCGGGGTAGGGCGCGGCAAAAGCTTCCTGATGGACAGCTTCTACTCGGTCGTGCCGTTGCAGCGCAAGACGCGCCTGCACTTCCACGAGTTCATGCGCGAAGTGCACCACCAGTTGCAGGCGCTCAAGGGCTTGCCCGATCCGCTGGACGAATTGGCCAAGCGCATCGCCAAGCGCTACCGCCTGATCTGCTTCGACGAATTCCACGTGTCCGATGTGGCCGACGCGATGATCCTGCACCGCCTGCTCTCGGAGCTGTTCAAGAACGGCGTGCAGTTCGTGATGACGTCGAACTATCGTCCCGACACGCTGTACCCGGACGGCCTGCATCGCGATCGCGTGCTGCCCGCCATCAAGCTGCTCGAAGAGAAGCTCGACGTGCTCAACGTCGACGCCGGTATCGACTATCGCCGCCGCACGCTGGCGCAGGTGCAGGTCTATCACTACCCGCTGGGCAATGAAGCGAACCGCGCGCTGCGCGCCGCGTTTGCCGAGATTGCCGGGGTGCCGGATGAGAGCCCGCTGCTGCATATCGAACAACGGGAGTTGAAGGCATTGCGTCGCGCAGGCGGCGTGGTGTGGTTCGATTTCCACACGCTTTGCGGCGGTCCGCGCTCGCAGAACGATTACCTCGAACTGGCGAACCGTTTCCATACCGTGGTGCTGTCGGATGTGCCGCAGATGACGCCGCGTATGGCCTCGGAAGCGCGCCGCTTCACGTGGCTCGTAGACGTGTTCTACGACCATAAGGTGAAGCTGCTGATGTCGGCGGCGGTGCCGCCCGAGCAGTTGTACACCGAGGGCACGCTGGCCAACGAATTCACGCGGACAGTGTCGCGTCTGGTGGAGATGCAGTCGCTGGAATATCTCGAAACGCCGCGCCGTGTGGTGGACACGTCGCTGACCTGA
- a CDS encoding DUF2939 domain-containing protein has translation MRKLWIALVALVVVLGLLFGTPYYTLWRARDAANARDADTLSTYVDYPAVRESLKSSLHDELSRQMDKQRGNALGALALAFGGWVSDRVVEALLTPEAVAAMLRGDSTGLPPAPGAPAPRDVTPPSATNDGGSSAPAAPSTGSGEAAPSGAAPANERARTLTRTEFQDFNHFLVHVSRSDRPERVVTFTLTRRNLVQWRLTAIAVPPL, from the coding sequence ATGCGTAAGTTGTGGATTGCCCTAGTGGCGTTGGTGGTGGTGCTGGGCTTGCTGTTCGGCACGCCTTATTACACGTTGTGGCGCGCACGCGACGCGGCGAACGCGCGTGACGCCGATACGCTGTCGACGTATGTCGACTATCCGGCCGTGCGCGAAAGCCTGAAATCGAGCCTGCACGACGAACTCTCGCGTCAAATGGACAAACAGCGCGGCAATGCCCTTGGCGCGCTGGCGCTGGCGTTTGGCGGCTGGGTGTCGGATCGGGTGGTCGAAGCGCTGCTCACGCCGGAAGCGGTGGCCGCCATGCTGCGTGGCGACAGCACCGGCTTGCCGCCCGCACCGGGCGCGCCTGCGCCGCGTGATGTCACGCCACCGAGCGCCACTAACGACGGCGGTAGCTCGGCACCGGCCGCACCTTCGACCGGCAGCGGCGAAGCCGCACCCTCCGGCGCGGCGCCGGCCAACGAGCGCGCGCGCACGCTCACGCGCACCGAGTTTCAGGACTTCAACCACTTCCTCGTGCACGTCTCGCGCAGCGACCGTCCCGAGCGCGTGGTGACGTTCACGCTCACGCGCCGAAACCTTGTGCAGTGGCGTTTGACGGCCATTGCGGTGCCCCCGCTGTAA
- a CDS encoding DUF2147 domain-containing protein has translation MQILNTMSWRRLGACALLATSLMGGAAQAAFADETTPAGVWRIIDDKSGEPKALITITEKNGEYVGALTRSLGRHDALERVCSACTDWRKGKKLQGLEIIRGLHKEGDEYTGGKILDPDSGSEYGCKVRVVDGGKKLEVRGYLGVTLLGRTQTWVREE, from the coding sequence ATGCAGATTTTGAATACGATGTCATGGCGGCGGCTGGGCGCCTGTGCGCTGCTGGCCACGTCACTGATGGGTGGCGCGGCGCAAGCCGCGTTTGCCGACGAGACGACGCCCGCGGGTGTGTGGCGAATCATCGACGACAAGTCGGGTGAGCCCAAGGCGCTCATCACCATCACCGAGAAGAACGGCGAATACGTCGGCGCGCTCACGCGAAGTCTCGGCCGCCACGATGCGCTCGAGCGTGTCTGCTCCGCGTGCACCGACTGGCGCAAGGGGAAGAAGCTTCAGGGGCTAGAGATCATTCGCGGCCTGCACAAAGAGGGCGACGAATATACCGGCGGCAAGATTCTCGACCCGGACAGCGGCAGCGAGTATGGCTGCAAGGTGAGGGTGGTCGACGGCGGCAAGAAACTCGAAGTGCGCGGCTACCTTGGCGTGACCTTGTTAGGGCGAACCCAGACGTGGGTGCGCGAAGAGTAG
- a CDS encoding DUF2147 domain-containing protein: MGGATLAMAADAMTPAGVWKTIDDNTGKPKALVTITEKDGEYIGTITKGLGESDDPERICTACTDARKGQKMLGLQIINGVRRDGDGFDGGKILDPENGKEYRCKMTVIDGGKKLEVRGYIGVSLLGRTQTWIREQ; the protein is encoded by the coding sequence ATGGGCGGTGCGACGTTGGCGATGGCCGCTGACGCCATGACGCCCGCAGGCGTCTGGAAGACGATCGACGACAACACAGGCAAGCCGAAGGCGCTCGTGACGATCACCGAAAAAGACGGTGAATACATCGGCACGATTACCAAGGGTCTTGGCGAGAGCGACGATCCCGAGCGCATTTGCACGGCTTGCACCGACGCGCGTAAGGGACAGAAGATGCTCGGCCTTCAGATCATCAACGGCGTCCGCCGCGACGGCGACGGATTCGACGGCGGCAAGATTCTCGACCCGGAAAACGGCAAGGAATATCGCTGCAAGATGACGGTGATCGACGGCGGCAAGAAACTGGAAGTGCGTGGCTACATCGGCGTATCGCTGCTGGGCCGCACGCAAACCTGGATTCGCGAACAGTAA